Part of the Trichoplusia ni isolate ovarian cell line Hi5 chromosome 16, tn1, whole genome shotgun sequence genome, ataaataaatcaaagctAAGGAAAATACCGGAGTTTAATATAAGCCTGAagccaataaaaataacttaaatgatGATATACCTTTAGCACTTCCTGCAAATGATACTCCTTTGTCAAAAGCTGAGGAGGCTACATTCTTAGTGGCATCTACTGTGCTATGGACAGTGTTCGCAAGCGTGTCTACGGAAATAAAATCAGCGAAATTAAGGAACTCagagaaaataatgaatttcaaccaaaaataaGTGAAAAACTACCTTTGGCACTAGCTGCGTAAGATACGCCGGTCCCAACAGCCGAAGCTGCTACGTTTTTGGTTGAATCAATGGTATTAGCTACCGTCTCTACAAATAATAAGGATTTTTAAATGACGATTTAGTTCAAATCCTAACGCCTCATATGATGCCCCGTAAGTTGAAGAAGTTTACCTTTAGTTTTTCCAAAAAGTGATGAGCCTGTTTCAATGGCTGATCCCGCTGCACCTACCGAGCTTTGTAAAGAATTTGCTACTGtgtctacaaaataaaaataaaatgaaaatttatagcataaaatgtaataaacgaaataaagcaaataaaaataaatctaccttTCGCACTTCCCACAAATGATGTGCCCTTTTCAACGGCGGCACTAGCTACATTTTTAGTTGTATCTACAGTCGTGTGTACTGTGCTTGATACGGTTTCTACaatacaaatatgaatattattaaaaatgccaactaaagaaacaaaaaatcataGCAAATCGAGTTTCTACCTTTAGCGGTGCCAATAATATTTGTGCCCTTTTCTACAGCCGCTGCGGCAACATTTTTAGTGGTGTCCACTGTAGCTTGGACTGTGTTCGCAACGGTATCTACATATGAATAGCATGAATTAGCGATAAACAACCAAGTAAAAATGATTGGTAAGTTAACTTGActtgactttaatattttatacctttggCAGTACCAATCGCTGTGGTGCCTTTCTCAACGGCTGCCGCAGCAAAGTTTTTGGTATGATCTACTGTGGTATGAACTGTGCTTGCGACGGTATCTACACACAAATAATGAACTTTAGCAATTAACCCATGACTATGaataaacaaaaggaaaagTGATGATGAAATATGTGTACCTTTGGCAGTGCCAATAGCTGTTGTGCCTTTCTCTACAGCTGCTGCGGCTAGGTTTTTAGTGGTGTCTATAGTTGTATGAACTGTGCTTGCGACGGTGTCTATATgcaaaataatgcaaattaaaatatatttagaaaaaaatatgataggcaaatcaaaatattcaaatatctcTATCTACCTTTGGCTGTGCCAATAGCTGAAGTGCCTTTCTCTACAGCCGCCGCGGCAAAATTTTTAGTTGTGTCTACTGTGCTTGCTACGGTATCTATATACAAATAATGGAAATTAGCCACAATACAAGGTGAATGAACAAAAATGAATACATAAACAGTCAATGTTCTACCTTTGGCTGTGCCTATTGCTGAAGTGCCTTTCTCTACGGCTGCGGCGGCAAGATTTTTAGTCGTGTCTACAGTTGTATGGACTGTGCTTGCTACTGTATCTATatgcaaataatgaaaattagcCACAATACAAGGtgaataaacaaatacgaaTGGTAAATCTATGATTTCTACCTCTCGCAGTCCCAATCGCTGTAGTCCCTTTCTCTACGGCTGCCGCGGCAAGATTTTTAGTTGTGTCAAAAGTGGAATGAACTGTGTTCGCTACTGTATCTATATACAAATAATGGGAATCAGccacaaaacaataaaagtaatggGGAATTATAAACATGTGAATGTGTCTAGCTACCTCTAGCTGAGCCAATTGCCGTGGTGCCTTTCTCTACAGCTGCCGCAGCAATGTTTTTAGTAGTGTCAAACGTTGTATGAACAGTGCTTGTTACGGAATCTAcatacaaataatgaaatttagccacaaaacaaaatgaaacaaaaagtaacatCTTAAGAAGTGTTTTTACCTTTGGCTGTGCCTATTGCTGTAGTGCCTTTCTCTACGGCTGCTGCAGCAAGGTTTTTAGTTGTATCTACAGTGGTGTGAACTGTGCTTGCTACGGTATCTACATACAAAACATGTGAATTAGCCACAAAGCAAAACGAATCTACGGGAATTATTAACATGTGGTTGATTCTCTCTACCTTTGGCAGTGCCTATTGCTGAGGTGCCCTTCTCAACAGCTGCCGCGGCTAAGTTTTTGGTTGTGTCTACTGTGCTCGCTACGGTatctttatacaaataatgGGATTAGCCACAAACAATGAATAGCAAgggtattaaaattttgttttgatggatCTATGTACCTTTGGCAGTACCAATAGCTGTTGTGCCTTTCTCTACAGCTGCTGCGGCTAGGTTTTTAGTGGTGTCTACAGTGGTATTTACTGTGCTTGCGACGGTGTCTATAAGCAAATAATAGATATGAGCCACAATATTACCAACATTTTGatgtatgttataaaaatgttatttaatttagttaccTTTAGCTGTACCAAATAGTTCAGTGCCTTTACCCACTGCAGCCGATGCTACGCTTTTAGTTGTGTCTACAGATGATTGGATTGTGCTTGATACGTTATCTAGCAATAATATAGGACCATTATCATCATATTGCTTATTTACAATcgaattgttaatttaataccaGTTTTTACTACCTTTGGCTGACCCAACGAATGAGGAACCCTGATCTACTGCTGATGCCGCAACGTTCTTAGTCGAATCTACAGTGTTTTGTGCAGTGCTTGTCACAGTATCTAATTgtaggacaaaaaaaaaaataaaatgagctACTTGACTGatcaatgatttaaataaataattaaatgaagaaTGCGGAAATATTTAGGAGGTATATTTAGCgtgacatattttattaaagttgtcAATCGTCACAACGTTTgtgactaaaaataatgatatgaGGAAACTCCATGGTAtgagataaataaacaaattaaatttaaactgtttgACAGGTACAAGGGTAATAATGGACGTAATTGATTCAACAATGATATGGCTTGATAATGACAATAAAAGCCTCTACCTTTAGCGGTGCCAATGAGGGTAGTGCCTTTGTCAACAGCAGCAGCGGCAACATTCTTAGACGTGTCTACAGTTGTACTAATAGTGTTTGCAAcagtttctaaaataaaaaagtatggtTTATTACCGTGACTTAAAACTCAATTTGAATTAACGAAGTTTTTGACCTACCTTTGGCCGTACCAATCAAAGTTGTGCCCTTCTCAACGGCGGCCGCGGCCACATTTTTCGTGGTATCAACAGTCGTGTGCACTGTGTTAGCTACTGTATCTACAAAAATGCATTTATGATGAATTTTATGGAAGTGTAGGGCACGTGGACGATATTCATGTTGCGAGGAATAATGTTGCTATTCGGTGAagctttatgttattttttaagtatgaatataattttggaaTGTACAATTTTTAACACAACATTTCCAcatttcaatttcttttcatGGTCCAATAAAGATAATGCCGAGACTTACCGAtgactttaagaaaaaaataaacggaAGAGGAACAGTAGAATGTAAATGTATGAAGACGAAACCTTAAATACTgcataaaataaagtaacgAATAATTGATCATTGATACTTATCAGAAGTCATAAGTATCAAGTTATGGGTTTCTAAACTGCGCCATTTTCTACAATTTGAACCTACTGTGATTTATTtccgaaattatttttatatgtgtggtataaagaaaaacaaaactcagAATTGTCGTACATGATTTTAAGTATGTGATAATGATTTTAGTTAAAAGTGGTTGTTTTACCTTTAGCAGAGTTAACGTACGACTTTCCAGTTTCAACAGCAGATTGGGCGACATTCTTAGTTGTGTCTACAGTGCTCTGAAATGTGCTCTGAACCGTATCTAAAATTacgatagtttataaacaacgAGTCAAACTCAGTATAAAGTCAGTTCCCTGGCTGAATGTTCTAGTTACCTTTGGCTGAGTCGACGTAGGTTTTCCCAGTTTCTAAAGTGCTCTGTGCTGTTTTCTTTGTACTATCTACTGTGCTTGCTACTGTATCTAcgatataaaaatatgcaaatgaaaatctacataaataatataaaatcgaaaaaatacacacaatattattttagtaacttttaGTTGACAAAAATCgactaaactaacaaaaaaaaacaaatgttaataaattacctTTGGCTGTTTCTAAATATGATAAGCCCATGCCATAAGCAGAGCTGGCAGCTCCAACAGACGCGTCATATGCCATTTGGAAAGTACTTTGTGCAGTATCTAAAGCGTTATTTGCAAAATCAAACGATGTTTAGTCACAATCACGAAGcacacaacataaataaaaaaaacaaattcaaaatggctACCTTTTGCACTGTCAACGTAAGTCTTTGTAGTGTCAACCGCAGATTGCGCGGCATTTTTGGTACTTTCAACTGTACTATTGACTGTGCTAGCAACTGTATCTACaatggtaaataataattatgataatgtaGGTCTAGGTACTTTGGTATGAAGACTAGTGTGCTCGTGAAACCTACCTCTAGCGGTTGTGGCATATGTTTTGCTGGTATCGATAGCCGATTGGGCAACTCTCTGTGTGGTATCTACAGTGCTCTGAATTGTGCTTGAAACTGtatctacaaataataataaatagtacttACTTAATACGCAAACACAGAAAAAGGAGAGTTTttcaaaattcgaaaaaaaaatagttttaaaataaaacaattttcgaaaattattttaataaaatatgtttttacttatgtttaaaaacctcttaattcaacattattttacaaggaaacaaattaaatatatttaggtaggtacctactaaaaaGAATTACAAGTTAAACTAAACAAAGAATAAATACGTCAGTATAATAACTGCCAACACTACGTCCCGCCCACCATTTTTAAGAAAGCTCTGATGACAGGAAGGTTTATTTACCTTTGGCCGAGTCTGCGCAAGCTCTGCCGGTGTCAACGGCTGAGCGAGCAAGTCTTAAAACGTAAATATATCTAGTGCAAAGTTAATTTGTGAAGTTGAAGAGGTAAGGAGGAAAGAAGGTGGTTATAATACCCGATATTAATCTTACCTTTTGTTGTGTTGTAGGCAGACTCTGCGGCCTTTTTCGTGTTATCTACCGTCGTGGCCAATGTGTCTACAGAATGGGAGCAACGAAAATGGAGTTtagcaaaataacaaaaaaaatacaaaacaacaacTAGGTACAGAACACAACAGTAATGCTTTAAACTTAATAGATACgagcaaaattaaattaggaAAGCAACATCTAATATTTTGGATAGAAAATCGACTAACTGTAAATATGAGCCTACTAAGTCCCATCCCTACCTTTAGTGGTGTCGATGACCTTCTTGCCGTCAGCCACGGCCTTGTTGGCCGCGTCTGCAGCCTCGCCAGCAGCCAGGGAGACCTTCGATAGCTCCTTGTCCAGGGCATCGATGGCTGAGTGCTTCGCGTCAGCGGCtggtaaaaaaaacagaattttggAATACAGAGATTGAAAATCGacctaaatgtattttttaatagctAGTCTGAGCGAGGAACTTTTTTGAGTAAGCAGATATTCTTGTGATTGTTTTGAGACTTAACCAGAtttagaaaaaacttttttgtcgtGATGACTATGTAGATCTATGAATTGATTGGTATGCATGAGTAGTTCCACCCCAACGCAAGAGTCACGATGTGACTTCCAAATTGTATCTACTTTCTTAATTCTTGCAAGAAACTGATAAGcgataatagaaaaaataaataaaaacatcgatCGTGATATTGAAAACTGAAATCACCAAGCAAGAGCAAACATTCCCTGTATGATGCCTATTGATCTCCCACAGATTGGCACACACAGCATAGGCCTGGTAttggtataaattatttaaactccACTGACAGCGACAAACTAATATTTTACGAATCCCCATTCCCTATTTAAGGTATTTTACATGAAAGAGTTGTTATTTCACTTTCTTGTTTAAGAAGGCTAATTCCTATCTACCTTTTTGGTTCAGTGCTCCATAATTAACAtagtttcattaaataaattatgtgcaGCGATcattgtaacaaaaacatagtAAGTAGTTCATGTTATCTGGAAAACGTGTGACATAGTAATATATATTGTATTCGATATGGCCAAAATACATGTATGTCTGTATAGCCCCAATTCTGTTGATCGATTTGTATTGACTATTGGACTTGGTAAATATTGTAGCTAATGTATTATGCAATAGCTGAGTAACATCAAATAGGtcaattggttttaaataattcattatgaaatactttatttcaTCATCTTTTCTAATTATTCTTCTGACACTTTTACACCAAATGTGCTTTACCATACCACATAGAACTctccatataaataaaatacatcgaCAGGAATTACCATATTCTTATCTATaacaaacgtattttaatatgaatttaataagtGCTAATATACCACaaatggtatatttttattgtatttggtATGAAATATCTATATTCCAAAAAAGATGATTATAAAACCCATCAAATTGAACAgttgaatacatatttatactaaaaatatacacatcGTAATTGCGTCATTAACAAATACATATGAATAATAACAGGATATGGATTTCCATATAAATCTGGTGGAAACGGATCGTTAATACCGAAAAGACTTTATTATCGACCACCGAAATGGTTTTTTTTGCGTCGATTGTAATATAAGTCCGTCcagaattttattaatacgtGTTTTGAGATAATAATGAACTTAGAAGgcaagatttttataataagtataagaAAACTGCGCGGCTTCTTCTACATATTATGTCCCGTTCTTATAAACTGAGCGGGACAGTACATGAATCTTTTTAATCTGAAATTATACCctgtatctatttatttttatctaatccCGTATTTATGTGgtaataaagagtattctatcacCCAGAGAATTCCAAACGTTCTAGCAAATACCGCCCAAGTCCATGAGGTTATAACCTTTCGTATGACATAACGTAATACGTATTAAATCGATTAACTCATTAATCcacgcaaacattaaaatatgatatttgacACATCATACATACTAACAGAACACATCATATGTATTTCCATACATACATTGCCTATTTCTCAAGTGTTCCCAATTCTCACCTGTCCCGGCGGCACTCTCCGCGCTCTTCTGCGCCCCCCCGATTACCTCACCCGCCTTCTTGACCTGGTCTTCCACCACGTGGGCTACCTCCTGCACCTTCTCCGCGGCGACTTGCTCGGCATCCTTCTTCTTGCGCTCGAAGAGAGAAGCAGTCTTCTCGCCGATGCTTCGGAACGCACCTGTTGGTTTAGTCGATTAGTAAGCGTACATCACTATTTGTTACAAAACATTGTGTTGgcattaaatcttattttaaaatacctcaTTTATAAACAGATATGAATTTCTCGTGTAGTCTTATTCGATTCACCTAATCCTAGTCAGAACCTGTTAGCCATAAAGCTAAATCTTTCGTTTAAATGCGAacctattaataatttacactCCTTGAAGTTCAATGTGGTTTCAAGAAACTGGAGTAACTGCATCGGTGTAAATGTGTTTATCTCCCTCGCACCGATGTTTAGcattaatatattcaaatgaGAGTCGGATGGGCTATAAAGTTTAACGATTAAATGGAAAGGGACTGCGCTCGTAAACAAAGGCCGTActtgcaataaatattgaatgaatatttgatGTGTTACGAACTGAAATTGATTCTCAGATACGGACACTATTTTTCTTGTTTACGTTCAAgatgtaaatataaacattagtACGCAAAAACTTTGAATCATAATGTTTAGCCGTAAGGTACTCGTCGAAAGTAAATTCGACATCCGTAATTTATAAACAAGTGAAATACAATATTGTTAATTCTTATCAGTAACGGAATAGTTTATAATTAACATCCTAATCAGCCAGTGTAATAGTTTTTTTCCAGGCTACAGTAATACATATTAGGCCAAAATACTttgaagtattataaaaaaaacctatctcCGAAATCTTTCTTTGTACTAGGTAACTTTCATTTACcaacaactgttttaatataaaccTTAAGGTTAAAACCTTAACCGTAAAATAAAAGCCTTTTTATCGATTTCATACAAAGCATACGTCGCATTAGTTGAGGCGACGGAACGCCGCCTCTTTATTGATTTCCATAGCGAACCTGGTGCGGTCAAGGTGGGCCAGCCACTGTCTGAAGATTTATATTATCCGTAATGTTAAACAGGTTATATCCACCTTTACTAGGAAATGACAGGACAATAAGTGTTGTGGGCTGAGCCACGAATTAAGTACTAGGTACCTAGGTAGATATGATGACCGTCTTGCGGTTCCCTCCACCCACAGTAACCAACATGTTCATAAGATACGTGGGCTCGGGTAAATATTTCTTGGGACACAATGAGACAATATTTCGCTACTTTCGTAAACATTGCCACAATCCATCATGATAAAAGCGTTTCCAGGAAACGTTCCGTGTTTTTTAAgcagattttttcaaataaatcagtTGTCAAAACGCTCTGTTATAACTAGTTACAGATGTCTTTACGTTGTCTTGATGATGTgtgtaaaatatgtttgaaatcttttaaaataataaaagaactcACCAAGGTTCTTGTCTATCCGTTAGCGTGGAAATACATTGAGAAATTATTCATTGTAATTATTCATAATCATCTAAATTCATGCTTTACTCTTTACTTATCTACCTCTAACTAAATGGTGTTGTGAACAGTGATTTTCGGCCCAAAAATAACTGTTATCATAACGAACATGGTGATAGTGTGGTGACAGAACATTAGTCGATTACGTGCATGGACAACACTAGTATAGTTGTTTTACAAAGTATTACgatattttctatttctacTCTACGTAATATGATACAGAATTATCTCTAAATGAGTGTAGAGCCGGTATTCCATACATTTATGATTTCTAATTTTATAGATTAGATAAATGTAGGTAATGTGTTCTAAAAATACGTTGAATTTTTATGGGCGATGGTGTTGGACTAGTATTGATTCAGGTTTATATTTATGGAGGAAGCAACATTACTGATATTGCGTAGTTCTCTGGCGAAATCTACTTGGTGTTTTTAAGagtattataaagaaatattagtaAAGTCTCTTTTAATGTAGTAAAAGTTTTCTTAGTGTAAATTtataaggtaattttttttttttcacaatctATTGAGCATATTTACAAACGCAAAGATTACATAGTTTTGATTTCATTCATTACTCTTGTTCCCGTTACAAATTCCACGCAATTAAACCATCTTCATGATGTCTGACAAATCGAATACGATCGATACTGTCGCATGTCCTGACCGATTGACCGAACGAAAATAGAGTGCCGAGTTGCGAGTCGGTCAACCCGGGATCATTGCTCGCTTGTTCCCGCGTGTTTCGTAACCCTCGCTGATTGATGTACTGAATAGCTTCGAAGTGGGAACATTATAGCATGGCCGAGTGCAGACACGCCTACACCCGCTTTCTTGGTTTGATTTAACGAGAATCAAAGTAATTAACGTCGtggaaacaaattaaaactacctACTGAATGAAAACCggttttcgttttatatttaatataagttAAGTAATATTAGAATAAGTTTCTCATAAGGTGTTTTAAACAAGGATGCAATAACCATTTAAATCCATGCAAAAAGGAGTGCGTCGATTCCTATCTCATATATTTTGTAAGCTATTTTAAGGGCGAGCTGACTAATATTTTATCTCCTGTTGCGTGTAAAATTATTGGATGTCGCAACGTGGTCTGCTATTGTGCAATGGAAAATTTCATTCTTCTGGGCTACTTTATTGAGTAGGAATATAAGTTAGTagtaaatttattcaatatctAGACGCGTAACGAAGTAACGATCGACCGCGAACGTTTTATCTATATTTACcgagattaaaaatatactatgaGATAACAAGTCGCGCAAAACTTCAACGCGGATTAAAATAGTGCGAAAAGTAAGACAGCCGGTGCATTTGttccatatttttaaaatttcaccgACTTAGATCAGAATTTATTATACCATAAAGTATCAGGGGTagtaaaacattcattttgACCTTCTTTGTCAATTACGTGTATTATTGTCGTCTGGAAGTACCAATAAAAGTTCAATTACATCTGTCTTCTGGGTAACGGTTAGTAATAACGCTACACGAGCGACGCAGCAAtcgatattatattactagctagCTTCCGTAATTTGTACTACACAAGTCAAATGTCgcataaaaaatcaataaaatatctgtCATTTCACTTATTAAACATTCAGTTGAAGTTCCTGCAGTGAACTGACGCCGGCCAGTCTAGGTCTCGGCCTTGCGAGCCCCGGTCTAGATCCAGGTATCGATCGAGCCAGACTGGTTTTATGAGCAGTGCGCCACCATTTGTGACCTAACACACGAACAACCCGTTCGAATCGTTTGAGTcacatttaaaatgcaatattctTACATACATTAAACTTATATGGATGGAGCTTGATGTTATCACAGCAGTTATGTCTATACCTACTGAAATGTTTTGAAGTtcgtaatttataaatttcGAAGCAGTTCTCTTTTGATGAATATTGATACTTCCTTTCCCACCAAAGTATGGAAGGTTTAAAGTCCTATTAAAATTACTTCCATGTCTCAAAGACATAAGAATATCCTATCCAATAGCCCGCATTACATCAGTAATGTGTAGGCATTACACACAGATTCCTTCGCCGATACACGCGTGTATCCAATTGAGATAAATATCCGGTGTATGGACGTCCAAGCTGCGTGACATCACACTTCCATCTACCGCCCGTGATGTCATTAcgtcttacaaaataaatggaacttaTAATAATGTACCCAACATGGCTGCTCACTTCTTTGTTGAACACACGTGTCACGCAAGTGGCAGTTTCTATTTGAGTTTATCCTGTATTgtgatgaaattaatattagttaatatttaacttgaGGACCTTATAAGTCCACTTCTTATTACtcagtattttatttcgtaGCAAGATAATTAAGGTGGCAAATTAGGCCACCCACACGTTAACTAAACATGGGTTTACATTAAGCAAAGATAACctaactttttgattttgataaagctCGGTCAAAAccaaataaagtaaattaatttaataatagattcaaatagttattttagattaatttagaTTAACCGAAAGATATCCGCTAAAAGTTAGGTGAACACGCACGTTgtacatgttttaattaatcaacGGTCGGTCATTGTACTAAATAATTGTTACTTAGTAGTTTCATTGTACTAATTA contains:
- the LOC113502218 gene encoding perilipin-4-like isoform X5, whose protein sequence is MFSGIAGAFRSIGEKTASLFERKKKDAEQVAAEKVQEVAHVVEDQVKKAGEVIGGAQKSAESAAGTAADAKHSAIDALDKELSKVSLAAGEAADAANKAVADGKKVIDTTKDTLATTVDNTKKAAESAYNTTKDTVSSTIQSTVDTTQRVAQSAIDTSKTYATTARDTVASTVNSTVESTKNAAQSAVDTTKTYVDSAKDTAQSTFQMAYDASVGAASSAYGMGLSYLETAKDTVASTVDSTKKTAQSTLETGKTYVDSAKDTVQSTFQSTVDTTKNVAQSAVETGKSYVNSAKDTVANTVHTTVDTTKNVAAAAVEKGTTLIGTAKETVANTISTTVDTSKNVAAAAVDKGTTLIGTAKDTVTSTAQNTVDSTKNVAASAVDQGSSFVGSAKDNVSSTIQSSVDTTKSVASAAVGKGTELFGTAKDTVASTVNTTVDTTKNLAAAAVEKGTTAIGTAKDTVASTVDTTKNLAAAAVEKGTSAIGTAKDTVASTVHTTVDTTKNLAAAAVEKGTTAIGTAKDSVTSTVHTTFDTTKNIAAAAVEKGTTAIGSARDTVANTVHSTFDTTKNLAAAAVEKGTTAIGTARDTVASTVHTTVDTTKNLAAAAVEKGTSAIGTAKDTVASTVHTTIDTTKNLAAAAVEKGTTAIGTAKDTVASTVHTTVDHTKNFAAAAVEKGTTAIGTAKDTVANTVQATVDTTKNVAAAAVEKGTNIIGTAKETVSSTVHTTVDTTKNVASAAVEKGTSFVGSAKDTVANSLQSSVGAAGSAIETGSSLFGKTKETVANTIDSTKNVAASAVGTGVSYAASAKDTLANTVHSTVDATKNVASSAFDKGVSFAGSAKDTLSSTVDTAKHAAAGAVDTSVSFLGSAKDSVANSVHSTLDSTKSAAASVVDKGVSIVGGAKDLIETNIQESSDPSENVTDVCQKAVTNTKDTVNATVDATKKAAEDAKAQAAKAAEEAKAQAVKAAEDAKEKARLAAKAAEDEAKRVANAAVEESKKAAEKAAADASNAFNSTVDSTLKRVEDAADEGIKNASQVVDAKTKEADKYLNEKRDHLLTNLSSAVNDASQNASGLLSKGLAAFPK
- the LOC113502218 gene encoding perilipin-4-like isoform X3, whose translation is MFSGIAGAFRSIGEKTASLFERKKKDAEQVAAEKVQEVAHVVEDQVKKAGEVIGGAQKSAESAAGTAADAKHSAIDALDKELSKVSLAAGEAADAANKAVADGKKVIDTTKDTLATTVDNTKKAAESAYNTTKDTVSSTIQSTVDTTQRVAQSAIDTSKTYATTARDTVASTVNSTVESTKNAAQSAVDTTKTYVDSAKDTAQSTFQMAYDASVGAASSAYGMGLSYLETAKDTVASTVDSTKKTAQSTLETGKTYVDSAKDTVQSTFQSTVDTTKNVAQSAVETGKSYVNSAKDTVANTVHTTVDTTKNVAAAAVEKGTTLIGTAKETVANTISTTVDTSKNVAAAAVDKGTTLIGTAKDTVTSTAQNTVDSTKNVAASAVDQGSSFVGSAKDNVSSTIQSSVDTTKSVASAAVGKGTELFGTAKDTVASTVNTTVDTTKNLAAAAVEKGTTAIGTAKDTVASTVDTTKNLAAAAVEKGTSAIGTAKDTVASTVHTTVDTTKNLAAAAVEKGTTAIGTAKDSVTSTVHTTFDTTKNIAAAAVEKGTTAIGSARDTVANTVHSTFDTTKNLAAAAVEKGTTAIGTARDTVASTVHTTVDTTKNLAAAAVEKGTSAIGTAKDTVASTVDTTKNFAAAAVEKGTSAIGTAKDTVASTVHTTIDTTKNLAAAAVEKGTTAIGTAKDTVASTVHTTVDHTKNFAAAAVEKGTTAIGTAKDTVANTVQATVDTTKNVAAAAVEKGTNIIGTAKETVSSTVHTTVDTTKNVASAAVEKGTSFVGSAKDTVANSLQSSVGAAGSAIETGSSLFGKTKETVANTIDSTKNVAASAVGTGVSYAASAKDTLANTVHSTVDATKNVASSAFDKGVSFAGSAKDTLSSTVDTAKHAAAGAVDTSVSFLGSAKDSVANSVHSTLDSTKSAAASVVDKGVSIVGGAKDTVNATVDATKKAAEDAKAQAAKAAEEAKAQAVKAAEDAKEKARLAAKAAEDEAKRVANAAVEESKKAAEKAAADASNAFNSTVDSTLKRVEDAADEGIKNASQVVDAKTKEADKYLNEKRDHLLTNLSSAVNDASQNASGLLSKGLAAFPK
- the LOC113502218 gene encoding perilipin-4-like isoform X14, which codes for MFSGIAGAFRSIGEKTASLFERKKKDAEQVAAEKVQEVAHVVEDQVKKAGEVIGGAQKSAESAAGTAADAKHSAIDALDKELSKVSLAAGEAADAANKAVADGKKVIDTTKDTLATTVDNTKKAAESAYNTTKDTVSSTIQSTVDTTQRVAQSAIDTSKTYATTARDTVASTVNSTVESTKNAAQSAVDTTKTYVDSAKDTAQSTFQMAYDASVGAASSAYGMGLSYLETAKDTVASTVDSTKKTAQSTLETGKTYVDSAKDTVQSTFQSTVDTTKNVAQSAVETGKSYVNSAKDTVANTVHTTVDTTKNVAAAAVEKGTTLIGTAKETVANTISTTVDTSKNVAAAAVDKGTTLIGTAKDTVTSTAQNTVDSTKNVAASAVDQGSSFVGSAKDNVSSTIQSSVDTTKSVASAAVGKGTELFGTAKDTVASTVNTTVDTTKNLAAAAVEKGTTAIGTAKDTVASTVDTTKNLAAAAVEKGTSAIGTAKDTVASTVHTTVDTTKNLAAAAVEKGTTAIGTAKDTVASTVHTTVDTTKNLAAAAVEKGTSAIGTAKDTVASTVDTTKNFAAAAVEKGTSAIGTAKDTVASTVHTTIDTTKNLAAAAVEKGTTAIGTAKDTVASTVHTTVDHTKNFAAAAVEKGTTAIGTAKDTVANTVQATVDTTKNVAAAAVEKGTNIIGTAKETVSSTVHTTVDTTKNVASAAVEKGTSFVGSAKDTVANSLQSSVGAAGSAIETGSSLFGKTKETVANTIDSTKNVAASAVGTGVSYAASAKDTLANTVHSTVDATKNVASSAFDKGVSFAGSAKDTLSSTVDTAKHAAAGAVDTSVSFLGSAKDSVANSVHSTLDSTKSAAASVVDKGVSIVGGAKDLIETNIQESSDPSENVTDVCQKAVTNTKDTVNATVDATKKAAEDAKAQAAKAAEEAKAQAVKAAEDAKEKARLAAKAAEDEAKRVANAAVEESKKAAEKAAADASNAFNSTVDSTLKRVEDAADEGIKNASQVVDAKTKEADKYLNEKRDHLLTNLSSAVNDASQNASGLLSKGLAAFPK